The nucleotide sequence GAAAGGCAAGAGGGTGGAGGTGTGAGAAAGTGAATGGGGTAACAAGTGATGACGGGgcatggagagaaaaagaagagaaaggagagatgaagcaagacaaagacaaaaaaagtgtgatgctaaaagatggagagagggaacGAGCAGCCGTAATTGATGGGTcttctgtgtgtgaatgacatCACGGATTTCTTCTTTTTGCTATCACACCAGAAAATAGCAGTTGTGCTAATGCATTAAAGGTGAACTGGGAGGCATGTGGGGCTGTTATCTACgacaaaatgttatgtttttaatcagCTGAGAAATTTCACTTTGGTGAGTAATTTGGGCAAAAATTAAGcaatcagagcagcaaacaggAGTAGGAGTTGATACACAACCTCACTACTGTTGTGCAAGCTGCTGTGCTGgagttttattcttttctacCTTTGTTATTGTTGGAACTAACTAAACAAAATGTcgaaatttcatggcaatccattagccatttcactgaaaaacacaaacatgaacctcatggtggcactagaggaaaagttagGAGATCACCAACGGCATTAAGATTCATCTCCGTCAGCTACAAATGTCTGTACAAGAAGAAACACAACATCCTGTAGATGTTGATATATTTAACAGGATAGCctaagtgaaaactttgacccGCTGGTGGCTCTataggaaaagtcaggggatcactaaAGTCAGCAAGCTCCATCCTTTGGGAACCATAAATGTACAAATTAAATTTCATGTCACTCTGTCCAGTAGTTGTCCagtatatttcagtctggaccaaaataGTGGGCGGACTGACCGACCGACAGACATTGCTATACAGAGAGCTacgctgctagcatggctaaaagatattttaaagtAATGACTTTATAATTTTAGAAATCTAAAAAATAATCAAGTGTCAGACTTGCTGATATTAAAAGACAAGTTGCGTCTCCAGCATTAATCCTTACTGGCACTATAAAATGAAACAGCACTGAAAAGGCTCATTAAGTATGATAATGGACTTGTTTGATAGGGTGGTTTGATGGAATAGTACATGATGGCTTACTCAGCAGGGTCTATGTCTTTCCCACTTACAGTAAATACCTgatcatccacacacacatacacacagtaatcCGTCCGTGTTGTAATGTACAGTAAACCTTTCCACCCTAAACATACCTCTGTGACTGACTCTATGCATCTTACCTTGAAGTCTATCTTTAGTCTGTATGTCGCTCCTTCCTTTAAGGAGAAGGTCTTCTCCCTCAGAGCGGACAGATCTCCtgcacaacaacacaacatcacTCAAGGTCAACACGACACGTATCTCAAAATGACTCACTATGTGATCACACTGATGCTCAACCCCAAAAGTGTATTTGAAAAATTGTCTTTTATAGTAATTAATCTTTTTCCAAACCTTTATTTACTGAATTTCCAAacatgtggtagaaaaaagagGTATGTTGAGCTTCaataaagattttaaatgatataaaacagaacatATAAAAGAATAATGGAAAGTTAATTGccaaaaagaaatacattcaCAAGAAAGGGATTTAGTCACCAATCAGGAATAAAAAGCTGCAATTCAAATACAGAATATAGATAAAAATTTGTCAATCTTAAAAGCCTGGAAATATGCATGCATGTTTGCTTATTGGTGTACTATGTGATAAATGTGcattttcttcatgttttcaGCTAAATAGGAAGAATTGCTTAAAGCTGTGATGTATTCTGCATTCATACCCGAGTACAACTCTGACATATTGGTTATGTGGTGTTACTTCTTCTTTGTACAATAAAATGATCTTCATCGTGCTGTGGGGTCGAATGGGTTCATACTACAGGCGGTAGCTATTGTAAAAGCACATAGCAATCAGAAATGCATCCACTGCCTAATCACTTTATATCTCAATTTAAACCCAACCATCAGTCCTGAGTGCTTCCTaatggacagagagaaacagaggaaggaggagaggggaggaaatGGAGGACAGATAGAGGACTGGGgtgaataaaaacagacagcagCGATGTGTTGAGGAAGACAGgcagaagacagacaggcaaagAAAGGAAGTGACCTACCGATAACACGCACGCAAACAGAGCACATAGTAAGTCGCTCCCTAAACAAGGTTAGGGGTTTGATTTCCCACTGGTGTCACccatattaaaaatatattcactTTGTGGCACATTTTGACACTTGAAGTAAAAGCCTTAAAAACACCATATCAGTCTTGCCGACGAAAATCTCCCAGCTCTGCCTATGTTGACTGTCACTCTTTTCTCTTTAATGTCCCCCTGTGGTTCAGAGTGTTATACCACTACAtgaaacactttaaacaaaaatgtattgcaTCGAGCAAGTAAAGCTGTTATTTGTGGCTGATATTTTACACATTGTTCATTGCTCCATCTCTATCTCAGTCTCATTTCATACAATCTATGTCCTTCTGTAAACTGTGTgtagctctcctctccctcttctcctccttctgttccccacccccctcctcttttctctcgtCTCAGGAGacgaagagagagaaaagagaaaagatgcTGGCCTCCCCTGGGAGCGTCTGACTGAGAAAATAGGTCAGTGTGGAGAGCTGTCTACCTGTTCtccacacgcacatgcacacacacaatatgcaCACGCAAGGATGCGCAGGCAAATACTGAAGCTCAAACAAATATTGCACTGATACCAGAGAAGCCCAAAATATTAGGgagtaaattaatttaaaaatgtctgttacACCATGTATGTTTACTTTGTGACCTATTTGACAATATATGcccatttcattttatttaattttttttgttatgtaaAATCTAATGTTTTGTAGCTTCTGCATCAGGTAGCAGTAgacatgcattttaaaaaacatacagCTCCAGAAAAGATTTAGAACAAGATAATAGGAATAACAGGTATAATGGTATTTTTGGGTTAGATAAggtttattttataaaaacaacaaagggaTATCAGATCAGTATTATACTACAGTTTCTTGTATCTAACAATTTAACACTCTAAGCCCATTCTGCATACAGCACTTCTTCAACCAGTGTTCATGACCGCATCAAACACAGCAGTAAGATGATAAATCCGATTTGATGTCAGCCGGGAAGCTGTTAGGAATCTTGATTGCTGCAGTTTCAGTGGAGTGATTAACCCATTAAGTTCAGAGAGAGGCCTGTAGTCAGAACATtcatcctctccctcctctgctcctctgagtgttttattataatactgCTCCAATAGAAGGGTGACGGAGCAAATTCAGGCTAGCATCCACTTCTTTTGAACTAATttccacattttcttttcacgCCCTGAAAAATTCCTCCCATTATTATATGAAATtcacaaacaaaatcacatattaCTGACATTATagcacacaacaacaacagtaataataataataataataacttgataaataaatatagcgccttacaaaaacaaagttacaaactgctttacaataaaaacatataataaaagcaaataagatCCAGAACTTAAGATATAAACATGATCAAATAATTAAGCAGCATGAATTGGTGTAATGTGGTTGCTTCTCTTAgtatgtgttaaaaataaaaaagcgaAGCGATTTGTATCGACAGCAGTCCTTGGATGTTTTGCCTGCTGATACCAGAATAAAGTGCATTTCAATAAAGTCTGGAAGAGACAAAAGCATGGATGACCTTTTCCAAGTCTGCAGGAGAAAAGAATGACCTGATCTTGGTTAGCTGTCCGAGTTGAGCAAAGCAGGATTGCACCATTTTAGTCACCTGAGCATCACAGGACCATTCTGAATAGAAAATAACTCCTAGGTTGCTAGGTTGAATATTATTAGATAGGGCACCCAGACACAGAGGAGAGATTGTTAATGCTGCTAGTACTGGGCCATAGGAGGTAGTTATAATTATCTCTGATTTGGAGTCATTCAACTGTGTGACATTTTTGGACCTCCgattttttatttcaggtaAACTGTGAGGTAAAGATTAGTGGCTGCTTGCTtggcatgagtgtgtgtgactaGGTGTAGCAGCATGCATGCTCAGCAAAACAACCCTGAACTCCGGGTACATGAAAGTTTAACAAAGCCAGTGCTTACATTCAGGGCACCAAAGCACTGAGACGTCATAGTCAAGGAAATTAGTTTTTGCAGTGCGGCCTGGCAGCATGCCACACAGTAGCCTACAGTACACACCATATATCATAGACTAAAGTGTTGCATTAATTCTTATGCCTCGGAAATATGGTTGTGCAATGGTAGCTACATATGGGTTGATATCTAAAGCAAAAACAGAGCGATTGCTTCAACAGGAGGAAGCGTCATGTGAGACTGAAAATGAACTGAGGCAAGGACAATATGTGCAGTCAGACAATCAGACATGTTGTAAACAAGCCAACAGTTTAgccagattatctaaaccactttatttggaaGTAGAACTGAAAGTAAGCGCTCTCCTATAATGTCATTAATAATCCCTCAGAGAACAGGAAAACTGTGTGGgtgcacaacagcagcagtacagTTGGTCAGTGGTGAACTGTtggacaaaactacaaaaagaaGTCCTTAATAACCAGAATTATATAATATGGTTTTGGGATAGATTATAGTATTAGTTAATCTGAACAAAACTACACAGTCCGTTATGGGAGGTCTTGAATGACTGTTTTTCTGTAACCTAATTAAGAAAACAATACTTGTAAACGCTTCaggtgacagaaaaaaacaatatacattatattataaattGTTGGGGGTCCACACAGCAAACGCTCTGAGCATCACCTGTCCTGTTGTCGTCTGTGTTGACAGAGACTCAGAGGTTCCATGTACTCACAGAGTTCACACCTTCCGAGGGTGCAAGAGGGACCGGTTATGAAGTGAGAAGTTAAGGTCTCTGATGGGACAACCAGTCATGCGTGCAGTAACAGCGAgtgtcttctttctcttctaCACATACACTTTCAAAGTGTAGAGCAATCATCTCTGCTATGGTGCAATGTATCTGACTCTGTGTTGTGCcaccccttcctctctctctctctcattaacacacacacacacacacacacacacacacacacacacacacacacacagtagtaaATGGCCATCATCACTTAAAGCACCATGCTGCATTGGTAACAGTCTATAGTGTATAATGAGGTTTCTAATGCATTCAGCCAGTGATGGAAAGTCCATTCCACATCCAGTCAGGTGCCGGCTCGGCTATCTCACTGCAACATAATACGCCAGCCGGACTGATTATTACAGTGCTGCTTACTTTTACTCTATCCTACTTTATAGATTAACGATTAAAGATCATTTTCTCTCACACAGTGTTCAGCAATTTCTCTTTTACTCTTTAGCTCTAcgacactaacacacacattcatccaaattaaaaccaaatttaaataataaatagttaTTCAGATTTTTCAAGGTTCACTAGATAGATAAACAACActgcatatacagtatgcaTTTCCTGTATTGGACTGAAGGCCTTTTCTTTCTCCGTTAGGACGAAGGGCAAGCATTGTGATGTAGGAAGCAGATATTTGTGAGTCCTACATGGCTCTCACAAGCTCATGCATGCATGGTCGCAAGTATGCCATTTGTTTAATGCAAGCAGAAATTATCatattcaaattagctttattggcatgaatgtacagcaacaatattgccaaagctacatataaagtaggacaattaatttcatacatttcattagataaggaaataaaatagcaaaagttgtgtttttgtgtgttaatataCAATaaagaagagaatattgtgtacataggctattttatttttcatagtttaggacattttattgtactctttttagggtcagataacattgtaatttactttgtgtttttggttttgtttctttccagtattcagtatattttttgttctgcttgctgataatttggtgtcctgaggctgttggggacttgttactgctgagagcctcaggaccagctggctggtttcagctcctggtatgttagggctttgtgatggtatgtctgggggttaactgatttctagtgattgtaaaattgaattgatcttttctgtatttttagtaagagggggtattggccgagctctgctctgcacaggttatttggtgtttttctctgcacctgcaggatgctcttacagaacttaTTTAGTTTCGGCCCCCAAATTTCGCTACCATATTGAATTATTGGTTCTtgtacaaattggaaaattttaagccagatttcgGAATATTGgaatatacattttaatgtttctttttattgcatagaaagctctccttgctttgtccctcagatctttcacgaccatgttgaagttccctgtgtatgtaatgttgaggccaaggtaagtgtagttttttgtatgttgtaatttagtggtgtctaaatagaaattgtgtgtaacctgatttctgtattgtttctgaaagatcattatcttagtctttgctgtgtttactgtcagggcccaggtctgacagaatctctgcagaaggttaaggtgctgctgcaaaccttctttagtaggtgagagcaacactaagtcatctgcatacagcagacctctgatctctgtgtcctTCAGGAGGAGGCCAGGTGCTGTGATCTGATGTTGCAAATTTAGTGAAACAGGCCCCAGATTAACTGTGTTACAGTACCTCTATAAAATCAAAGTGTCATAGTTTTGGgggtttattttgtatttcctgttttattttgcagttgTTAATCCTTGTTCTActttatttcctgtctctgtcttccctgatgtgtctcacctgtgtcaGTATTTGCAGTCCGTGTTTCTTTCCTGGTTTCGCTGGATCATCTGCATATCACGTTGAATGTGTTCTTGCCTTTCTTTTTGGATTACTCTGGATTTAGTTTGTACTCTGTTATTTCTGTTTGGATATTGCCTTTCTGGTGGATTTTGAATTTGATTCCTGCCTGCCTCTTTCTATGGATATGTTTTGTCTTGAGTTTTAGACTGGACTGTTTTGTTCTTTGCCTGCTTGCAACCCATCTGTGTAAGTTTATTCaccttgttttggtttttaataagttacaatattataatatatatacaataataatattatatttgctATCGTTAATACGTTTGAAATATAGGGTAATTCCACTCAGATGACATATTATATCAACAGAAGGAGAAAACATTAATATTGAACGTATTTGTGATCAGCTTCCTGCCAAagtaaaatgttcaatttaaatttatCTGCAAAAAGGTCACTGCCAACGAAATGTATCTATTTTTTCCCTACCATATTTGCTCCTGGCAACTAATGCATAACTTATTTGTGGTTAACGCTGCACAGCTCAAAGCACTTGGTTAAGTTTAAGGAACTTCAACCAACGCACCCCAACCTCCTCCCTAAAACTTATCTGTGGTATAAGAACTTAATCCTTTCTGGATTGAACAAAACATTGGCAGTTAATGTATAGAATCAGTCACAATGTCCGTTTAGAATAACTTTGGGTAGAAAACTCCTGCGTCACGTATATACAATTAAATGGCAGCAACAtgttgaatgttttctttttttcacgatagttttgtattgtattgtattatagtaGATGTTAGTGTATACATCTCATTCAtctaaaatgcatgttttattctttcatATCTTATAAATAACAATGCTTTCAATAGCTAGCTTTCACTAGATGGGATGGAAACCTGATTTACCTGCTGGGCAAAAGAAAATGAGATTACCCAAAAGTAGTTTGGTTTATCAAAGGTGCTAGCAAAGCAACGCCGTACATAAAATAAGCACTGCAGAAACGTCAGATAGATTGGACCACCAAGTTTAGCTATATACTGTATCTCTAAATGTTAACGTTAAGctgaaaatgacagaaataaacaaattggCCGATTTTGCAAATCTCCACAATTCAAATCAACTGAAGTTGTCTACCCAGGTGTGTGATACGTTGGGGTGATTCAGTATATAACCCAGAAGGAATTTCTTTCCCTTTGAAACATATTTGGTAAAGCAAATTAGTATACAGTCAATGTAACttgtataatattaataatccCCAGAGGATGATTCTAAATTATTTGGTGAATTTAGATCCTCCCtgtcagataaaaacaaaaagaatggtcaaaatttGATGCAGTAGAGGCCAAGATATCCTGGCTTAGTGGGTCAAGCTCAAAAACACTGCATCCTCCATTTCCCACATTGCAGACCAAAGCAATAATGCAATATCAGACAGCTTCTTTCATTAGATCCCCCCGCCTGGTAAACACCCACTTCTTTTAAACACCTGCAGATTATAATGCAGGCTCCCTATTAAAGTCTTAAACCCCATCAGGATTATTTTTTCAGACTAGAggaagctcctccagagccaaaGAATACATGATACAGCTGTTTCCATAGGCTGATTAGTCCTCTTCATGGCGAACAAACTGAATTTCATGTGTAAAAACGTTAGAGTGCCCCTTTAAACTCTAGGCACCCCGTGTTTGTAATGTAGTCTTTCTGTTAAACTCTGTAGCACCACATCCACCCCGAGATTACTCAATTGATTTTCCTCCCGCCTTTCACTTCTTCCATCATCCATGATTGAGACCAGATCAGAAAGCATTAGATCTGTCTGGTGTGGAGGGACAGTGTGCCCTCCCTATTTGGTGCAATTCAGGAGATCGTCCATTACAGACGAAACATTCACATAAAAGGATGCTAGATACTTTCTATCTCTGTGTTTGAATCAGAGGAAACTGCATAGTACAAAGTCAGCATTGCCTAGCAACCAGGTGACCTTTGCTATTAGcagtctgtgtatgtatgtgtaattGTGTATGTGACAGGCGTGGAAATGCTAGGACAAGGAGAAAATGTTAGCAAATCCTGCATGCAGTGAAATcaggaatacacacacacacatacacacacacacacagagacacacccTGACACACAAGTCAACAAGAGGTGAACctacacatgcacgcacgcacacacacagatgaatcCTTCCCTCAACTTTGTTCCCTGTAGGGAGGGACATAATCTCTTTGCAGCCACCTGACCAGCATGCACCAcagattcaaacacacacacacgaccttACAGCCACCTCACTCCCCTTCCCTTGCATGTCACTTTCGCCTGCACCCAGGGGAAGATGTCAATACTGCTCACTAAGCAAACATTTagctgtctctcctctctcaaaCATGGACACACCCACTGCAGTCTTTCTGCACGTGAAATGCAGCATAGTGGAGTGAGATGCCTTGCTCCAGGGCACATCTGTGATTGGTTTCACCATCTTGGAAGCGAGGTAATATCGAGTTTAGGGAGAAAAGTGATGCTGGATAGAGaagaatgaaacagaaaagcaaaagaGTCATGAAAGGGAAGCGCTGTGTACCTGTCAAGTCCATGGTGATTGGTCCAGGAGCCTCATCACACAGCAGGGTCAGCCTGGTCACCTGGACATTAGGCCCAGAGATGCCTGGAGAAGAAAAGTAGTCTGGTTACTACAGTTTTCTTCAGTcactcatttgtttgtttgctcacttttttaaagaaattgttcACTTTGGAAAATTCCTTTATTCCTTTTTCTtgcagttagatgagaagatcgacaTCATGTTCATACCTGTCCTTTATGGAGCCAGGGgatgattagcttagcttagcttagcttagcttagcttagcgtaaagactggaaacagctagctgcattataaaacatgttacatgtgttgtttgtttattccatacATAAagggaaatgtaaaaatgagaagttgtggttttatgggaGGTTTCATTATAGaactatttattaatttaaacaatttaaaactTGTGAAGACTGTGTTCAGAGATCTGGGGGTGAATGGAGTCATGCTAGTGGATTTGTGCTTATGCACAGTAGTGCTGCTTTACTGTGTTAGCATGCGAACATTTGCAAATcagcagtaaacacaaactgcagccggggctgatgggaatgtcatttgttttgcaggtatttggtcatgaatcaaagtattggacaaactgAAAAGTTGACCTGATGAacagtcagaggatcaccaaggTTATTGGGATTCATCATCAGGGGAACCTtgaatgaaaaatatttcataGCAATTCATCTAGTTGTTGACCAAAATGGTGGAACAACGTACAGAACTGCAATGCCATTCCTGGAGCCACACCGCTAGAATGGCTAAAATGCTAATgctgaaaatacaaaacaagttGCAGTTTTAGCttttacatgttaaaatatttcagtctATAAACATCCAAATGTCCAAAACCAGTATTGTGGGCTGACATCAGGATACAGCATGGACAGATTAAAAGATTAATTACCTCTGTTTGGCTATAAAGTATTCCCCTCTATTcccctctctgttctctttTTCCATTGCCTCGTTACGGCCTTTCCTACTGCATTCAGTGTTACTAAGATGTAGATGAGATGGTGTTGAGTTACAGCAGTGGGGGATACTGAGCTATTCTACTGATATCAGCTGCTGGATTAGAGATGCTGAGGCAAGCAGGTCTCttcgagtgtgtgtgtgtgtgtgtgtgtgtgtgtgtgtgtgtgtgtgtttcattagaAGTTGATGACTGCAAGGAAATATGCACCAAGTCATTATACTGAGTGAATGGTATTATGAAAGGTGCAGTAACGCTGGGTATCAGGGTGAATCAGCTTTTCTATCACCTCaggtaaacagtaaacacacacctgctgtCACTGGTCCCGGCCCTAGCAGGGTCTGCTTGTACTTGACCAGACTCTCATCATCTTTATCCAGTTCCTGAATCTCCTGCAAAGACTTCTGGGCCGGAGGATTGTAGTTTAGGTTtctctcatcctcttcctcctcaatAGGCAAATTTTTCTTGTCAGCCATTAGACCTTCCAGAAAAAAAGAAGACCATTAAAAGGATATTttcactagctagctagctgtttCAACCTT is from Micropterus dolomieu isolate WLL.071019.BEF.003 ecotype Adirondacks linkage group LG02, ASM2129224v1, whole genome shotgun sequence and encodes:
- the arhgdig gene encoding rho GDP-dissociation inhibitor 3 isoform X1; translation: MLGLDVCEFGGQVLELLWLTMCYRGLMADKKNLPIEEEEDERNLNYNPPAQKSLQEIQELDKDDESLVKYKQTLLGPGPVTAGISGPNVQVTRLTLLCDEAPGPITMDLTGDLSALREKTFSLKEGATYRLKIDFKVNREIVAGLRYHHVTHRKGIRVDKVSYMVGSYGPKAEEHDFLCPVDEAPKGMMSRGHYQVKSQFTDDDKNVYLDWEWNFDIKKDWNE
- the arhgdig gene encoding rho GDP-dissociation inhibitor 3 isoform X2 — its product is MADKKNLPIEEEEDERNLNYNPPAQKSLQEIQELDKDDESLVKYKQTLLGPGPVTAGISGPNVQVTRLTLLCDEAPGPITMDLTGDLSALREKTFSLKEGATYRLKIDFKVNREIVAGLRYHHVTHRKGIRVDKVSYMVGSYGPKAEEHDFLCPVDEAPKGMMSRGHYQVKSQFTDDDKNVYLDWEWNFDIKKDWNE